The proteins below come from a single Fusarium verticillioides 7600 chromosome 3, whole genome shotgun sequence genomic window:
- a CDS encoding ATPase, whose translation MTPPPKPPRVEVNNLSYTFPDYSTGVNNITLDLPPRSRTLLIGANGAGKTTLLRLLAGKRLAPSDTISICGVDPFKEGLEGVTYLGLEWVLNPIVRTDIGVNELLRSVGGDAYPDRRDELVAMLDVDTNWRMHAVSDGERRRVQLAMGLLRPWTVLLLDEITVDLDVLSRAEFLAWLKRETEIRECTIVYATHILDNLAGWPTHLAHMHLGTVKEWDEADKMLATIDGTVGASGNSRLGELVLSWLREDLKERGPRSNMKRGPEGKTYGFGGIQIGGYGDESKQREA comes from the coding sequence ATGACACCTCCTCCTAAGCCTCCCCGTGTTGAAGTCAACAACCTCTCATACACTTTTCCCGACTACTCGACTGgtgtcaacaacatcactTTGGATCTCCCTCCGCGGTCTCGTACCCTTCTGATCGGTGCTAATGGAGCTGGTAAGACAACTCTGCTTCGTCTTCTTGCCGGCAAACGTCTTGCGCCCAGTGACACCATCTCTATTTGCGGTGTAGATCCTTTCAAAGAGGGTCTTGAGGGTGTCACTTATCTTGGCCTGGAATGGGTTCTTAACCCCATTGTTCGAACCGACATCGGCGTCAATGAGTTGCTTCGCTCTGTTGGTGGCGATGCATACCCTGATCGACGAGACGAGCTCGTCGCGATGCTTGACGTCGACACTAATTGGCGTATGCATGCTGTTTCAGATGGTGAGCGTCGCCGAGTCCAGCTCGCCATGGGTCTACTGAGGCCGTGGACGGTTCTactcctcgatgagatcacTGTCGACCTCGACGTTCTGAGCCGTGCTGAGTTTCTAGCCTGGCTCAAGCGTGAGACGGAGATTCGAGAATGCACCATCGTCTACGCCACTCATATTCTGGATAACCTTGCCGGTTGGCCGACTCATCTTGCCCATATGCACCTTGGTACTGTCAAGGAGTGGGACGAGGCTGACAAGATGCTCGCCACCATCGATGGTACTGTGGGTGCCTCTGGCAATAGCCGTCTCGGAGAGCTCGTCCTGAGCTGGCTTCGAGAGGACTTGAAGGAGCGAGGGCCACGGAGCAACATGAAACGTGGCCCTGAAGGCAAGACCTACGGGTTTGGAGGCATCCAGATCGGTGGTTATGGCGACGAGTCGAAGCAGCGTGAAGCCTAG
- a CDS encoding DNA polymerase delta subunit 2, which translates to MVTLEDVEGSLLRKPSETSHQVPTRTASVYKPLQSFVLDKQRSYQQQYGDMYFLRLTKIKPAVDKVAAEAWKGTTIGEEEAQRVERVLDVRQGELCWVTGTVYMEMPLKPNILEDVSKDRWISAPVLTPKYFSQDDQVMLEDESGRIRLVGDVLKTVNLVTGCIIGVMGTENANGELEVIDIKFPDLPPQPDRWSLSKPNSEKAKTKDEDEDMADTSEAKKGNSKIAIVSGLSFSGTDASHALELELLSEYLLGEAMTPSSQVNVSHISRLIIAGNSISTTDRKPPAADEALPEKKAQKKYGYDASAYNPLPSQLFDAFIAELLPSIPITMLPGAQDPANASYPQQPVHPAMFPSARAYARDPTTPATQPGWFDTVTNPWEAELEGWRFLGTGGQNVDDVFKYVGSDDRLGMMEAMCRWRCCAPTAPDTLCSYPFQDDDPFVMQTCPHLYFVGNQPHFSTKVIHGPEGQFVRLVTVPSFAETKELVLIDTETLEVERVKISTT; encoded by the exons ATGGTGACcctcgaagatgtcgaaggGAGCCTCTTGCGAAAGCCTTC CGAAACTTCTCACCAAGTCCCTACCCGGACTGCCTCCGTTTACAAGCCCCTACAATCCTTTGTCCTCGACAAGCAACGCTCTTACCAGCAGCAGTATGGCGATATGTACTTTTTGCGCCTCACCAAGATAAAACCAGCTGTCGATAAAGTAGCTGCAGAAGCCTGGAAAGGCACGACGattggtgaagaggaggcaCAGAGAGTTGAACGAGTGCTTGATGTCCGGCAGGGAGAGCTGTGCTGGGTAACTGGCACCGTATACATGGAGATGCCACTGAAGCCGAATATTCTGGAGGACGTGTCTAAGGAT CGTTGGATCTCCGCCCCTGTTCTGACACCGAAATATTTCTCCCAAGACGACCAGGTCATGCTGGAGGATGAGTCGGGCCGCATCAGGCTGGTTGGCGATGTGCTGAAGACCGTAAACTTGGTCACTGGATGTATTATTGGGGTTATGGGCACCGAAAATGCCAACGGTGAATTAGAGGTCATTGACATCAAGTTCCCTGACCTTCCTCCGCAACCTGACCGTTGGAGCCTTTCGAAGCCCAATTcagaaaaggccaagacaaaggacgaggatgaggatatggcCGATACCtccgaagccaagaagggcaacaGCAAGATTGCTATTGTTTCTGGCTTATCTTTCTCAGGTACTGATGCTTCTCacgcccttgagcttgaactcCTTTCCGAGTACTTGCTTGGTGAAGCTATGACCCCTTCAAGCCAGGTCAATGTCTCTCATATTAGCCGTCTTATCATAGCAGGAAACTCTATCTCGACAACAGACCGAAAACCTCCTGCTGCAGACGAGGCGCTCCCGGAAAAGAAAGCCCAGAAGAAGTACGGCTACGACGCCAGCGCCTACAACCCACTCCCCTCCCAACTCTTCGACGCGTTCATTGCCGAACTTCTCCCTTCCATTCCTATCACGATGCTCCCTGGTGCCCAGGATCCCGCGAACGCTAGTTACCCGCAGCAACCCGTGCATCCAGCAATGTTCCCTTCGGCACGAGCGTATGCCCGTGACCCAACAACTCCAGCCACCCAACCCGGCTGGTTTGACACTGTCACAAATCCGTGGGAAGCGGAGCTCGAAGGATGGAGGTTTCTTGGTACTGGTGGCCAAaatgttgacgatgttttcAAGTACGTTGGCAGTGATGACCGTCTTGGCATGATGGAAGCTATGTGTCGATGGCGTTGCTGTGCCCCGACTGCACCCGATACGCTAT GTAGCTACCCCTTCCAGGACGATGACCCTTTTGTGATGCAGACTTGCCCTCACCTCTATTTCGTCGGCAACCAGCCACACTTCTCTACCAAGGTTATCCACGGACCTGAGGGTCAGTTTGTGAGACTTGTGACCGTACCGAGTTTTGCAGAAACAAAGGAGCTGGTCTTGATCGATACAGAAACACTTGAGGTGGAGAGGGTCAAGATATCTACAACATAA
- a CDS encoding hypothetical protein (At least one base has a quality score < 10): MAPTCNVKQKTMAGAQVGQIIRSKTRSSSPSRQSSSSSPCAPGSPSSSSDSAVSIGNKRSPMAARSEPPKKRFKPQPNRDSQPVKASNNNKVIIEAPLLKDFTKEYGIPVSQFVWGPREATPEEESFDEDETAPPPAIPNAYQRDPGSRRGRALLLLLPKKINPIAARYQARAQRGRRRAIRNSPAPEPRPRLPIRIKVKNPRRLSFMGLPAEVREQIYRGLLLSDNPILVYDSWRRVYQRKNPGLDISILMVCKKVFVEARGVMYGENIFLYLLRDAPTQYHGMANIQDLVNDDIYVPEPGMRDQENIANRDINPLALPVHEPGTIDTVKYAQYFRFITVKADPSRSNAVTKEFMADAIKMFAKAPYNANIHMLKIVISPRREHGKFTFVDFFEPTSELMIALRALPCERIHVQIVNKLLNNGAWPSSTDLILRTHQLRFQRQLVLQAREDERKSESNNTDVKGQSSDLFHTDAKMRNFRYNKLCLIHQRMAQLGKFIRQVCEKCAEDDGGKQRTAGGAPSGATDDDEDDLHIQDHDELEESEGEEEDQESDYEP; this comes from the coding sequence ATGGCGCCCACGTGCAATGTCAAGCAGAAAACGATGGCCGGGGCTCAAGTTGGCCAGATCATTCGATCTAAGACCCGCTCATCCTCCCCAAGCAGGCAATCTTCTTCGAGTAGCCCATGTGCACCAGGTAGcccatcttcctcaagcgACTCAGCTGTCTCGATCGGAAACAAGAGAAGCCCAATGGCCGCCAGAAGCGAACCCCCTAAGAAGCGTTTTAAGCCTCAGCCCAACAGAGACTCACAGCCAGTCAAGGcgtccaacaacaacaaggtGATCATCGAAGCGCCGCTCTTGAAAGATTTCACCAAGGAGTATGGAATTCCCGTGAGTCAATTCGTCTGGGGACCACGCGAGGCAActcctgaagaagagtcgtttgacgaagatgagacgGCACCCCCTCCCGCTATCCCCAACGCCTACCAACGGGATCCAGGTTCGCGTCGAGGTAgggctctgctgctgctgctgccaaagaaGATCAATCCCATTGCTGCCCGTTATCAAGCCCGTGCTCAACGAGGTCGCCGCAGGGCTATCCGCAATTCCCCGGCTCCAGAGCCTCGACCTAGACTCCCTATCAGgatcaaggtcaagaaccccAGACGTCTCAGCTTCATGGGCCTTCCCGCCGAGGTTCGTGAACAAATCTATCGCGGTCTTCTTTTGTCGGACAACCCTATTCTTGTTTACGATAGCTGGAGGCGCGTATACCAGCGAAAGAATCCTGGCCTAGACATCAGCATCCTCATGGTGTGCAAGAAAGTCTTTGTCGAAGCGAGAGGCGTCATGTACGGCGAAAATATCTTTCTCTACCTTCTTCGGGATGCGCCTACTCAATATCACGGGATGGCCAATATCCAGGACCTAGTCAATGACGACATATATGTCCCTGAGCCTGGCATGAGAGACCAGGAAAACATCGCCAACAGAGACATCAATCCTTTGGCACTACCAGTCCACGAGCCTGGGACTATCGACACTGTCAAATACGCTCAGTATTTCCGCTTCATCACGGTCAAGGCTGACCCCAGTCGCTCCAATGCAGTCACGAAGGAATTCATGGCCGATGCCATCAAGATGTTTGCCAAGGCCCCTTATAATGCCAACATCCACATGCTCAAGATCGTCATCAGCCCCAGGCGCGAGCATGGCAAGTTTACCTTTGTCGACTTTTTCGAACCGACCTCGGAGCTTATGATCGCATTGAGGGCACTACCTTGTGAGAGAATACATGTTCAGATCgtgaacaagcttctcaacaatgGTGCTTGGCCTTCCTCAACTGATCTCATTCTTCGTACCCACCAACTGCGATTTCAGAGGCAACTCGTGTTGCAGGCCCGTGAGGACGAAAGAAAGAGTGAAAGCAATAACACAGACGTCAAAGGTCAGAGCAGTGACCTTTTCCACACGGATGCTAAGATGAGGAACTTTCGCTACAACAAGCTATGTTTGATCCACCAGAGAATGGCTCAGCTCGGCAAATTCATTCGCCAGGTTTGCGAGAAGTGCGCCGAAGACGACGGTGGCAAGCAGAGAACCGCTGGCGGTGCTCCATCTGGAGCGactgacgacgatgaagacgattTGCACATCCAGGAccatgatgagttggaggagagtgagggagaagaggaagaccagGAGTCGGACTATGAGCCTTAA